In Bactrocera oleae isolate idBacOlea1 chromosome 5, idBacOlea1, whole genome shotgun sequence, a genomic segment contains:
- the Tlk gene encoding serine/threonine-protein kinase tousled-like 1 isoform X1 produces the protein MSSNCAHMLPAASGFGGVVGGGLVGSSGGGGGGSSSSSGAGTFTYITNTTAATVQPMLTEMVVVAAAAAEQQLHRHRSNSNLITSGKPQASTPRGKRRCMSANISAQQIMGHTTTTTTVAATAAPITKRNRKLLTTVAATATGKTTVERMSAGAQLQMAPQTTSSISHHHQTQQQHHFTAAHHNPPQQQQQQILTQQQQITPTQQQLQQLQQQHITQSQQQAQPLHSLPNHHHLHQQQSQIPQQHPPHNQQLPHQQQLLPQTHSTLAPPLQQQPAALQHTHSGGHSSNPDSNMSTGSSHSEKDVADMLGSAGIPNQIGILSNNGAPGAMMNSSGIGQDVAGMMGGGAGVSSNQQQQQQQVQHNNMVGRLEKPSRTPTERKRKRKFPHTEDSGGGGGAGSGTGSGGNGGNNAGNATIVGAHKASKSSNMIGTGQTLSKTNLSLNIGTSADRCNLAGGKNARLLQHGMDSKKINEYFNKHSVPSSGATNSPMRQHTGGSKSPSAGVGQQQQTPQQQVQNTGNAGGGTSTGAYAMYPPSPQQLNPGGVQTPTSQAPPEFHYHSSVAVNNAAKQQRVAQPQTSNAMVPPQSAIVGVLANNMGGLAAGVVGGPPPPPMGPAPQQHIPATSVVTSAQQTLTSGVTSQQLAAVQLNSLQHAGIMPGAMGGMQPPLQPVPASTITKGTQTELSFLEIKERDSEIESSKSKLDEMTRLSDEQKCQIIAHQKLIDQHKSQIAKCIDVVKKLLKEKSSIEKKEARQKCMQNRLRLGQFVTQRVGATFQENWTDGYAFHELTRRQEEISAEREEIDRQKKQLMKKRPAESGRKRNANSNNSQQQNSNSNDSTNIAGCDRLTGGGDSGIGSTAGGGGAGGGSGGRGPSRSNSTQAGQTQLLHNGGGSGVGGSSGVGDRLSDRGGGGSSGTGRGDNSGGGDATFLKPDPVSGAYTAQEYYEYDEILKLRQNALKKEDADLQLEMEKLERERNLHIRELKRILNEDQSRFNNHPVLNNRYLLLMLLGKGGFSEVHKAFDLKEQRYVACKVHQLNKDWKEDKKANYIKHALREYNIHKALDHPRVVKLYDVFEIDANSFCTVLEYCDGHDLDFYLKQHKTIPEREARSIIMQVVSALKYLNEIKPPVIHYDLKPGNILLTEGNVCGEIKITDFGLSKVMDDENYNPDHGMDLTSQGAGTYWYLPPECFVVGKNPPKISSKVDVWSVGVIFYQCLYGKKPFGHNQSQATILEENTILKATEVQFSNKPTVSNEAKSFIRGCLAYRKEDRMDVFALARHEYIQPPIPKHVRGQSQLTQQQQQQQQQQQQQQQQQQQQSTTSQANSAGQTSFSAGMFGNLNQSSSS, from the exons ATGTCGTCTAATTGTGCACATATGTTGCCCGCTGCTTCGGGTTTTGGTGGCGTTGTCGGTGGTGGACTAGTTGGCAGCAGcggtggcggcggcggtggcAGTAGCAGTAGTAGCGGTGCAGGCACATTCACATATATTACAAATACAACTGCGGCCACAGTGCAGCCCATGTTGACCGAAATGGTCGTAGTGGCGGCGGCAGCGGCTGAGCAACAGCTGCATCGCCATCGCTCAAATTCAAATTTGATAACAAGCGGAAAGCCACAAGCGTCGACGCCGCGCGGTAAACGTCGTTGCATGAGTGCTAATATCTCGGCACAACAAATAATGGGCcatacaacaacgacaacaacagtaGCAGCGACAGCGGCGCCAATCACGAAACGTAATCGTAAACTGTTAACAACagtggcagcaacagcaacaggaaAAACAACAGTTGAGAGA ATGTCCGCCGGCGCTCAATTGCAGATGGCACCACAGACAACTTCGTCGATAAGCCATCATCATCAGACACAACAGCAGCACCATTTTACCGCAGCCCATCATAATCcgccacagcagcagcaacaacaaattttaactcAACAGCAACAAATTACGCCAACACAGCAGCAATTACAACAGTTACAACAGCAACATATAACGCAATCGCAACAACAAGCGCAACCGTTGCATTCGTTGCCTAATCATCATCATCTTCATCAGCAACAGTCACAAATTCCCCAACAACATCCACCACACAATCAACAGTTGCCTCATCAGCAACAGTTGTTGCCTCAGACACATAGTACACTTGCGCCTCCGCTGCAGCAGCAGCCAGCTGCGCTGCAACATACGCATAGCGGCGGTCATAGTAGTAATCCGGATTCTAATATGAGCACAGGTTCATCACATAGCGAAAAAGATGTTGCCGATATGTTAGGTTCTGCAGGCATTCCCAATCAAATAGGTATATTGTCCAATAACGGAGCCCCAGGGGCTATGATGAATAGCAGTGGTATAGGCCAAGACGTAGCTGGTATGATGGGAGGTGGCGCAGGCGTTAGCAGCaatcaacagcagcagcagcaacaagtgCAGCACAATAATATGGTTGGTCGTCTAGAAAAACCGTCACGTACACCAACAGAACGAAAACGTAAAAGGAAATTTCCCCATACTGAAGATagtggtggtggcggtggcgCTGGTAGTGGAACTGGCAGTGGAGGAAATGGAGGTAATAATGCTGGAAATGCAACAATTGTTGGCGCCCACAAGGCATCAAAATCTTCTAATATGATCGGAACTGGACAGACACTAAGCAAAACAAATTTATCATTGAATATAGGTACATCGGCAGATCGCTGCAACTTGGCTGGCGGAAAGAATGCAAGACTATTGCAGCATGGCATGGATAGCAAGAAAATTAATGAATACTTCAATAAGCACAGTGTACCGAGCAGTGGTGCCACAAATAGTCCTATGCGTCAACACACGGGCGGCTCGAAGAGTCCATCGGCAGGTGTTggtcaacagcaacaaacaccGCAACAACAAGTACAGAACACTGGCAATGCAGGCGGTGGCACTAGTACAGGCGCATATGCAATGTATCCTCCTAGTCCTCAACAGCTGAATCCAGGCGGTGTACAAACACCTACATCCCAAGCACCACCCGAATTTCATTACCATAGTTCTGTGGCGGTGAATAACGCTGCAAAACAACAGCGTGTGGCACAACCGCAAACTTCCAATGCAATGGTTCCTCCTCAGTCGGCAATAGTCGGTGTGTTGGCCAACAACATGGGAGGTTTAGCTGCTGGCGTTGTCGGTGGACCACCTCCTCCTCCTATGGGTCCGGCGCCGCAACAACATATTCCCGCAACATCGGTAGTCACGTCGGCGCAACAAACGCTAACAAGTGGCGTAACCTCGCAGCAGCTAGCCGCTGTGCAGCTAAATTCACTGCAGCATGCCGGCATTATGCCGGGCGCAATGGGTGGCATGCAACCGCCATTGCAACCGGTACCGGCTAGCACCATAACAAAGGGCACGCAAACAGAACTCTCCTTTTTGGAGATAAAGGAGCGTGACTCGGAGATCGAATCGAGCAAGTCGAAGCTTGACGAGATGACAAGACTGTCCGATGAGCAAAAATGCCAGATAATTGCTCATCAGAAGCTGATCGACCAGCACAAGTCGCAGATAGCCAAGTGCATTGACGTGGTAAAGAAATTGCTTAAAGAGAAGAGCAGCATCGAAAAGAAGGAAGCGCGACAAAAGTGCATGCAAAATCGACTGCGTCTTGGTCAATTTGTGACGCAGCGCGTTGGTGCCACATTCCAGGAAAATTGGACAGATGGCTATGCTTTTCATGAGCTCACCCGACGGCAGGAGGAGATATCAGCCGAGCGCGAAGAAATCGACCGTCAAAAGAAACAGCTAATGAAAAAGCGGCCTGCGGAATCGGGACGAAAACGCAACGCCAATAGCAACAATAGCCAGCAACAGAATTCGAATTCAAATGATTCGACTAACATTGCTGGCTGTGATCGTTTGACGGGTGGTGGTGACAGTGGTATCGGCTCGACGGCTGGAGGTGGTGGTGCTGGTGGCGGCAGTGGTGGTCGCGGTCCTTCACGTTCCAATTCAACACAGGCCGGTCAAACGCAACTGCTGCACAATGGCGGTGGCAGCGGTGTGGGCGGCAGCAGTGGTGTCGGCGATCGCCTCTCCGATAGAGGTGGCGGCGGCAGCAGTGGTACAGGCCGCGGCGACAACAGTGGTGGCGGCGATGCAACGTTCCTTAAACCCGACCCCGTTTCAGGGGCATACACAGCGCAAGAATACTACGAGTACGATGAGATATTGAAGCTGCGGCAAAATGCGCTCAAGAAAGAAGATGCCGATTTACAGCTTGAAATGGAGAAGTTAGAGCGTGAGCGTaatctgcatatacgcgaattGAAGCGGATATTGAATGAAGATCAG TCGCGCTTCAACAACCATCCAGTGCTAAATAATCGGTATTTGCTGCTTATGCTGCTCGGCAAAGGCGGCTTCTCCGAAGTGCACAAAGCATTTGATTTGAAAGAGCAACGATATGTAGCGTGTAAAGTGCATCAACTAAATAAAGATTGGAAGGAAGATAAAAAGGCCAACTACATCAA ACACGCCTTGCGAGAATACAATATACACAAGGCCTTGGACCATCCACGTGTGGTCAAGCTGTACGATGTATTCGAGATAGACGCCAATTCGTTTTGCACAGTGCTCGAATATTGTGATGGTCATGATTTAGATTTCTATCTAAAACAACATAAAACTATACCCGAGCGTGAGGCGCGTTCGATTATTATGCAG GTTGTTTCGgctttgaaatatttgaatgaGATTAAACCGCCAGTTATACATTATGACCTGAAACCAGGCAACATTCTATTAACTGAGGGCAATGTGTGTGGTGAGATTAAGATCACCGATTTTGGTTTGTCTAAAGTGATGGATGATGAAAATTACAATCCAGACCATGGCATGGATTTGACATCCCAAGGCGCGGGAACCTATTG GTATCTACCGCCCgaatgttttgttgttggtaAGAATCCACCGAAAATCTCATCGAAAGTCGATGTTTGGAGTGTTGGTGTCATTTTCTACCAATGTCTCTATGGCAAAAAACCTTTCGGGCACAATCAGTCGCAGGCCACCATCCTTGAGGAGAACACAATTCTCAAAGCCACAGAGGTACAATTCTCTAATAAACCAACTGTCTCCAATGAAGCAAAG agTTTCATACGCGGTTGCTTAGCCTATCGCAAAGAGGATCGCATGGATGTGTTTGCATTAGCGCGACATGAGTACATACAGCCGCCAATTCCCAAGCATGTGCGTGGTCAATCGCAGttaacgcaacaacaacagcagcagcaacaacagcagcaacagcaacaacagcagcagcaacagcagtcgACCACATCACAAGCGAATTCCGCTGGGCAAACATCCTTTTCGGCGGGTATGTTCGGTAATTTGAATCAGTCGAGCTCATCCTAG
- the Tlk gene encoding serine/threonine-protein kinase tousled-like 2 isoform X2 produces the protein MRHLKKMSAGAQLQMAPQTTSSISHHHQTQQQHHFTAAHHNPPQQQQQQILTQQQQITPTQQQLQQLQQQHITQSQQQAQPLHSLPNHHHLHQQQSQIPQQHPPHNQQLPHQQQLLPQTHSTLAPPLQQQPAALQHTHSGGHSSNPDSNMSTGSSHSEKDVADMLGSAGIPNQIGILSNNGAPGAMMNSSGIGQDVAGMMGGGAGVSSNQQQQQQQVQHNNMVGRLEKPSRTPTERKRKRKFPHTEDSGGGGGAGSGTGSGGNGGNNAGNATIVGAHKASKSSNMIGTGQTLSKTNLSLNIGTSADRCNLAGGKNARLLQHGMDSKKINEYFNKHSVPSSGATNSPMRQHTGGSKSPSAGVGQQQQTPQQQVQNTGNAGGGTSTGAYAMYPPSPQQLNPGGVQTPTSQAPPEFHYHSSVAVNNAAKQQRVAQPQTSNAMVPPQSAIVGVLANNMGGLAAGVVGGPPPPPMGPAPQQHIPATSVVTSAQQTLTSGVTSQQLAAVQLNSLQHAGIMPGAMGGMQPPLQPVPASTITKGTQTELSFLEIKERDSEIESSKSKLDEMTRLSDEQKCQIIAHQKLIDQHKSQIAKCIDVVKKLLKEKSSIEKKEARQKCMQNRLRLGQFVTQRVGATFQENWTDGYAFHELTRRQEEISAEREEIDRQKKQLMKKRPAESGRKRNANSNNSQQQNSNSNDSTNIAGCDRLTGGGDSGIGSTAGGGGAGGGSGGRGPSRSNSTQAGQTQLLHNGGGSGVGGSSGVGDRLSDRGGGGSSGTGRGDNSGGGDATFLKPDPVSGAYTAQEYYEYDEILKLRQNALKKEDADLQLEMEKLERERNLHIRELKRILNEDQSRFNNHPVLNNRYLLLMLLGKGGFSEVHKAFDLKEQRYVACKVHQLNKDWKEDKKANYIKHALREYNIHKALDHPRVVKLYDVFEIDANSFCTVLEYCDGHDLDFYLKQHKTIPEREARSIIMQVVSALKYLNEIKPPVIHYDLKPGNILLTEGNVCGEIKITDFGLSKVMDDENYNPDHGMDLTSQGAGTYWYLPPECFVVGKNPPKISSKVDVWSVGVIFYQCLYGKKPFGHNQSQATILEENTILKATEVQFSNKPTVSNEAKSFIRGCLAYRKEDRMDVFALARHEYIQPPIPKHVRGQSQLTQQQQQQQQQQQQQQQQQQQQSTTSQANSAGQTSFSAGMFGNLNQSSSS, from the exons ATGCGGCATTTAAAAAAG ATGTCCGCCGGCGCTCAATTGCAGATGGCACCACAGACAACTTCGTCGATAAGCCATCATCATCAGACACAACAGCAGCACCATTTTACCGCAGCCCATCATAATCcgccacagcagcagcaacaacaaattttaactcAACAGCAACAAATTACGCCAACACAGCAGCAATTACAACAGTTACAACAGCAACATATAACGCAATCGCAACAACAAGCGCAACCGTTGCATTCGTTGCCTAATCATCATCATCTTCATCAGCAACAGTCACAAATTCCCCAACAACATCCACCACACAATCAACAGTTGCCTCATCAGCAACAGTTGTTGCCTCAGACACATAGTACACTTGCGCCTCCGCTGCAGCAGCAGCCAGCTGCGCTGCAACATACGCATAGCGGCGGTCATAGTAGTAATCCGGATTCTAATATGAGCACAGGTTCATCACATAGCGAAAAAGATGTTGCCGATATGTTAGGTTCTGCAGGCATTCCCAATCAAATAGGTATATTGTCCAATAACGGAGCCCCAGGGGCTATGATGAATAGCAGTGGTATAGGCCAAGACGTAGCTGGTATGATGGGAGGTGGCGCAGGCGTTAGCAGCaatcaacagcagcagcagcaacaagtgCAGCACAATAATATGGTTGGTCGTCTAGAAAAACCGTCACGTACACCAACAGAACGAAAACGTAAAAGGAAATTTCCCCATACTGAAGATagtggtggtggcggtggcgCTGGTAGTGGAACTGGCAGTGGAGGAAATGGAGGTAATAATGCTGGAAATGCAACAATTGTTGGCGCCCACAAGGCATCAAAATCTTCTAATATGATCGGAACTGGACAGACACTAAGCAAAACAAATTTATCATTGAATATAGGTACATCGGCAGATCGCTGCAACTTGGCTGGCGGAAAGAATGCAAGACTATTGCAGCATGGCATGGATAGCAAGAAAATTAATGAATACTTCAATAAGCACAGTGTACCGAGCAGTGGTGCCACAAATAGTCCTATGCGTCAACACACGGGCGGCTCGAAGAGTCCATCGGCAGGTGTTggtcaacagcaacaaacaccGCAACAACAAGTACAGAACACTGGCAATGCAGGCGGTGGCACTAGTACAGGCGCATATGCAATGTATCCTCCTAGTCCTCAACAGCTGAATCCAGGCGGTGTACAAACACCTACATCCCAAGCACCACCCGAATTTCATTACCATAGTTCTGTGGCGGTGAATAACGCTGCAAAACAACAGCGTGTGGCACAACCGCAAACTTCCAATGCAATGGTTCCTCCTCAGTCGGCAATAGTCGGTGTGTTGGCCAACAACATGGGAGGTTTAGCTGCTGGCGTTGTCGGTGGACCACCTCCTCCTCCTATGGGTCCGGCGCCGCAACAACATATTCCCGCAACATCGGTAGTCACGTCGGCGCAACAAACGCTAACAAGTGGCGTAACCTCGCAGCAGCTAGCCGCTGTGCAGCTAAATTCACTGCAGCATGCCGGCATTATGCCGGGCGCAATGGGTGGCATGCAACCGCCATTGCAACCGGTACCGGCTAGCACCATAACAAAGGGCACGCAAACAGAACTCTCCTTTTTGGAGATAAAGGAGCGTGACTCGGAGATCGAATCGAGCAAGTCGAAGCTTGACGAGATGACAAGACTGTCCGATGAGCAAAAATGCCAGATAATTGCTCATCAGAAGCTGATCGACCAGCACAAGTCGCAGATAGCCAAGTGCATTGACGTGGTAAAGAAATTGCTTAAAGAGAAGAGCAGCATCGAAAAGAAGGAAGCGCGACAAAAGTGCATGCAAAATCGACTGCGTCTTGGTCAATTTGTGACGCAGCGCGTTGGTGCCACATTCCAGGAAAATTGGACAGATGGCTATGCTTTTCATGAGCTCACCCGACGGCAGGAGGAGATATCAGCCGAGCGCGAAGAAATCGACCGTCAAAAGAAACAGCTAATGAAAAAGCGGCCTGCGGAATCGGGACGAAAACGCAACGCCAATAGCAACAATAGCCAGCAACAGAATTCGAATTCAAATGATTCGACTAACATTGCTGGCTGTGATCGTTTGACGGGTGGTGGTGACAGTGGTATCGGCTCGACGGCTGGAGGTGGTGGTGCTGGTGGCGGCAGTGGTGGTCGCGGTCCTTCACGTTCCAATTCAACACAGGCCGGTCAAACGCAACTGCTGCACAATGGCGGTGGCAGCGGTGTGGGCGGCAGCAGTGGTGTCGGCGATCGCCTCTCCGATAGAGGTGGCGGCGGCAGCAGTGGTACAGGCCGCGGCGACAACAGTGGTGGCGGCGATGCAACGTTCCTTAAACCCGACCCCGTTTCAGGGGCATACACAGCGCAAGAATACTACGAGTACGATGAGATATTGAAGCTGCGGCAAAATGCGCTCAAGAAAGAAGATGCCGATTTACAGCTTGAAATGGAGAAGTTAGAGCGTGAGCGTaatctgcatatacgcgaattGAAGCGGATATTGAATGAAGATCAG TCGCGCTTCAACAACCATCCAGTGCTAAATAATCGGTATTTGCTGCTTATGCTGCTCGGCAAAGGCGGCTTCTCCGAAGTGCACAAAGCATTTGATTTGAAAGAGCAACGATATGTAGCGTGTAAAGTGCATCAACTAAATAAAGATTGGAAGGAAGATAAAAAGGCCAACTACATCAA ACACGCCTTGCGAGAATACAATATACACAAGGCCTTGGACCATCCACGTGTGGTCAAGCTGTACGATGTATTCGAGATAGACGCCAATTCGTTTTGCACAGTGCTCGAATATTGTGATGGTCATGATTTAGATTTCTATCTAAAACAACATAAAACTATACCCGAGCGTGAGGCGCGTTCGATTATTATGCAG GTTGTTTCGgctttgaaatatttgaatgaGATTAAACCGCCAGTTATACATTATGACCTGAAACCAGGCAACATTCTATTAACTGAGGGCAATGTGTGTGGTGAGATTAAGATCACCGATTTTGGTTTGTCTAAAGTGATGGATGATGAAAATTACAATCCAGACCATGGCATGGATTTGACATCCCAAGGCGCGGGAACCTATTG GTATCTACCGCCCgaatgttttgttgttggtaAGAATCCACCGAAAATCTCATCGAAAGTCGATGTTTGGAGTGTTGGTGTCATTTTCTACCAATGTCTCTATGGCAAAAAACCTTTCGGGCACAATCAGTCGCAGGCCACCATCCTTGAGGAGAACACAATTCTCAAAGCCACAGAGGTACAATTCTCTAATAAACCAACTGTCTCCAATGAAGCAAAG agTTTCATACGCGGTTGCTTAGCCTATCGCAAAGAGGATCGCATGGATGTGTTTGCATTAGCGCGACATGAGTACATACAGCCGCCAATTCCCAAGCATGTGCGTGGTCAATCGCAGttaacgcaacaacaacagcagcagcaacaacagcagcaacagcaacaacagcagcagcaacagcagtcgACCACATCACAAGCGAATTCCGCTGGGCAAACATCCTTTTCGGCGGGTATGTTCGGTAATTTGAATCAGTCGAGCTCATCCTAG